The following are from one region of the Actinoplanes sp. L3-i22 genome:
- a CDS encoding MMPL family transporter, translating to MATLLHRLGLGAVRHRIIVTVVWLLALLAVAFGAVKLSGETVNTFRIPGQESTIALDLMKDRFGDASAGATVQVVFEAPAGQKITDQALAGQVGQSVAAFGKLPGVVAVSNPFDQANPSVSRDLSTALTTVTYGVQPSEVTDEERTAISDALAQAHSGGLTVEARGEALSNAADIGGASELIGVAVALIVLALSYGSLVAAGMNLLTAIIGVGIGVAGITTLSGFVQLQSTTPILAVMLGLAVGIDYALFIVTRFRHELRAGRDVESAAGYAVGTAGSAVVTAGLTVFIALAGLSVVGIPFLTEMGLAASATIVVAVLVAITLVPAILGFIGKRALPRKLRNAPPTADHVTEGRGFIRGWATTVTQKRVTSLILAVLALAVIALPFFKMETTLAQRSPEGSTQAKADAIIDERFGPGVSGPLLILVDGPNAVAYAATVQKQVTALPDVALATPPRPDRANSAALITVIPGSGAEDQKTVDLVHSIRDSINDGDGAKVYVTGQTAISIDVSQKLNAALPVYLALVVGLAFVLLVLVFRSLLVPVVGVLGFLLTIGASFGATVAVFQWGWLSGLVNAGSTGPIISLAPVIIVGILFGLAMDYQVFLVSRMHEAHSHGASPRDAIVTGFRQAAPVVLAAAAIMFAVFAAFVPQGNDTVKPIAFALAVGIAFDAFVIRMIAVPAALALLGRSAWWLPSWLRWLPALDVEGAALERGTAGSADSSPVAEEQPQATSV from the coding sequence ATGGCAACGTTGTTGCACCGCCTCGGCCTCGGGGCCGTCCGGCATCGCATCATCGTCACCGTCGTCTGGTTGCTCGCCCTGCTGGCCGTGGCCTTCGGCGCGGTCAAGCTCTCCGGCGAGACCGTCAACACGTTCCGGATCCCGGGCCAGGAGTCGACGATCGCCCTCGACCTGATGAAGGACCGGTTCGGGGACGCGTCCGCCGGTGCGACCGTGCAGGTGGTGTTCGAGGCGCCGGCCGGGCAGAAGATCACCGACCAGGCGCTCGCCGGTCAGGTCGGGCAGTCCGTGGCGGCGTTCGGCAAGCTGCCCGGCGTCGTCGCCGTGAGCAACCCCTTCGACCAGGCGAACCCGTCGGTGTCGCGGGACCTGAGCACGGCGCTGACCACGGTCACCTACGGCGTGCAGCCCTCCGAGGTCACCGACGAGGAACGCACCGCGATCAGCGACGCCCTGGCCCAGGCGCACAGCGGCGGGCTGACCGTCGAGGCGCGCGGTGAGGCGCTCAGCAACGCGGCCGACATCGGCGGCGCCTCCGAGCTGATCGGTGTCGCGGTCGCCCTGATCGTGCTCGCGCTCAGCTACGGCTCCCTGGTCGCCGCCGGGATGAACCTGCTGACCGCGATCATCGGCGTCGGCATCGGCGTCGCCGGCATCACCACGCTGTCCGGCTTCGTCCAACTGCAGTCGACCACCCCGATCCTGGCGGTGATGCTCGGCCTGGCGGTCGGCATCGACTACGCGCTGTTCATCGTCACCCGCTTCCGGCACGAGCTGCGCGCCGGCCGGGACGTCGAGTCCGCCGCGGGCTACGCGGTCGGCACCGCCGGCTCCGCGGTGGTGACCGCCGGCCTGACCGTCTTCATCGCGCTGGCCGGCCTGTCCGTGGTCGGCATCCCGTTCCTCACCGAGATGGGCCTGGCCGCGTCGGCCACCATCGTGGTCGCCGTGCTCGTCGCGATCACCCTGGTCCCGGCGATCCTCGGGTTCATCGGCAAGCGGGCGTTGCCCCGCAAGCTGCGCAACGCCCCGCCGACCGCCGACCACGTCACCGAGGGGCGCGGCTTCATCCGCGGCTGGGCCACCACCGTCACCCAGAAGCGGGTGACCAGCCTGATCCTCGCGGTGCTCGCGCTCGCCGTGATCGCGCTGCCGTTCTTCAAGATGGAGACCACCCTGGCCCAGCGCTCGCCCGAGGGCAGCACCCAGGCCAAGGCCGACGCGATCATCGACGAGCGGTTCGGCCCCGGCGTCAGCGGCCCGCTGCTGATCCTGGTCGACGGGCCGAACGCGGTGGCCTACGCGGCGACCGTGCAGAAGCAGGTCACCGCGCTCCCGGACGTCGCCCTGGCCACCCCGCCGCGGCCCGACCGGGCGAACTCGGCCGCGCTGATCACCGTGATCCCGGGCTCCGGCGCCGAGGACCAGAAGACCGTCGACCTGGTGCACAGCATCCGGGACTCGATCAACGACGGGGACGGCGCCAAGGTCTACGTGACCGGCCAGACCGCGATCAGCATCGACGTGTCGCAGAAGCTCAACGCGGCGCTCCCGGTCTACCTGGCGCTCGTCGTCGGCCTGGCGTTCGTGCTGCTGGTGCTGGTGTTCCGCTCGCTGCTGGTGCCGGTCGTCGGGGTGCTCGGCTTCCTGCTCACGATCGGCGCGTCGTTCGGCGCCACGGTCGCGGTCTTCCAGTGGGGCTGGCTCTCCGGCCTGGTCAACGCCGGCTCGACCGGCCCGATCATCAGCCTGGCGCCGGTCATCATCGTCGGCATCCTGTTCGGCCTGGCGATGGACTACCAGGTGTTCCTGGTGTCGCGGATGCACGAGGCGCACTCCCACGGCGCGTCCCCGCGCGACGCGATCGTCACCGGTTTCCGGCAGGCCGCCCCGGTCGTGCTGGCCGCCGCGGCGATCATGTTCGCGGTGTTCGCCGCGTTCGTCCCGCAGGGCAACGACACGGTCAAGCCGATCGCGTTCGCCCTGGCCGTCGGCATCGCGTTCGACGCGTTCGTGATCCGGATGATCGCCGTCCCGGCGGCGCTCGCCCTGCTCGGCCGGTCCGCGTGGTGGCTGCCCAGCTGGCTGCGCTGGCTCCCGGCGCTGGACGTCGAGGGCGCGGCGCTCGAGCGCGGGACCGCCGGTTCGGCGGACTCCTCGCCGGTGGCGGAGGAGCAACCCCAGGCGACGTCCGTCTGA
- a CDS encoding TetR/AcrR family transcriptional regulator, giving the protein MPRPTKQQIDDEILDAAASLFARHGFRETSVQRIADAVGYSKTGLLHRFPTKEALQEAVIERCVGQIREVAAHAAPLPPGPERDRQVIVGVAQLAMEQPGAVALLLSCLLAERESEFGAALETIGEEVAAAFGDHPFTGAAFGTAGSLADPVRSCRVVGALGALAVAAVALRDCFTPDALATLVDVAYDALGHHPTH; this is encoded by the coding sequence ATGCCCCGTCCCACCAAGCAGCAGATCGACGACGAGATCCTGGACGCCGCCGCCAGCCTGTTCGCCCGGCACGGCTTCCGTGAGACGTCGGTCCAGCGCATCGCCGACGCGGTGGGCTATTCGAAGACGGGCCTGCTGCACCGCTTCCCCACCAAGGAAGCGCTGCAGGAGGCGGTCATCGAGCGCTGCGTGGGGCAGATCCGGGAGGTGGCGGCGCACGCCGCGCCACTGCCGCCCGGCCCGGAGCGCGACCGGCAGGTGATCGTCGGGGTGGCCCAGCTGGCGATGGAGCAGCCCGGCGCCGTCGCCCTGCTGCTGTCCTGCCTGCTCGCCGAGCGGGAGAGCGAGTTCGGCGCGGCGCTGGAGACGATCGGTGAGGAGGTGGCCGCCGCGTTCGGCGACCACCCGTTCACCGGCGCCGCCTTCGGCACCGCGGGGTCGCTCGCCGATCCGGTCCGGTCCTGCCGGGTCGTCGGCGCGCTGGGAGCGCTCGCGGTGGCCGCGGTGGCCCTGCGGGACTGCTTCACCCCCGACGCGCTCGCCACGCTCGTCGACGTCGCCTACGACGCGCTCGGGCATCACCCCACCCACTGA
- a CDS encoding AAA domain-containing protein has translation MASMPVDLDRRAREAATADAGRLCAALERAIRIGAGEREQREALLRLRSGMCANPGLVALLGGATAVPSIVSLRKPEGAGRSRAVAGLASAAVARGARVLIAGPSRAAADEVVARLSGELTVIRLEEPGPGWRTLDGLAGELRERVPATADPLLRDWRERLSRPSGRLRRELLRHADVSAATWLGCGRPEFADLEYDLVLIDGADRLPPPVAIVPLVRARRAVLIGSGPAHGLEALPSRSVLDWL, from the coding sequence ATGGCGTCGATGCCTGTCGATCTCGATCGTCGTGCCCGGGAGGCGGCGACCGCGGATGCCGGGCGGCTGTGCGCCGCGCTGGAGCGGGCGATCCGGATCGGCGCCGGCGAGCGGGAGCAGCGGGAGGCACTGCTGCGGTTGCGGTCCGGGATGTGTGCGAACCCGGGACTCGTCGCGCTGCTGGGCGGCGCCACCGCCGTACCGTCAATTGTCTCGCTGCGGAAACCGGAAGGCGCCGGGCGGAGCCGGGCCGTCGCCGGGCTCGCGTCGGCGGCCGTGGCCCGCGGCGCGCGGGTGCTGATCGCCGGGCCGTCCCGGGCGGCGGCCGACGAGGTGGTCGCGCGGCTGTCCGGGGAGCTGACCGTGATCCGGCTGGAGGAGCCGGGTCCGGGCTGGCGCACCCTCGACGGGCTCGCCGGTGAGCTGCGGGAACGCGTCCCGGCGACGGCCGATCCGCTGCTCCGGGACTGGCGCGAGCGACTGTCCCGGCCGTCCGGGCGGCTGCGCCGGGAGCTGCTCCGGCACGCCGACGTGAGCGCGGCGACCTGGCTCGGGTGCGGGCGGCCGGAGTTCGCCGATCTGGAGTACGACCTGGTCCTGATCGACGGCGCGGACCGGTTGCCGCCGCCGGTGGCGATCGTGCCGCTGGTCCGGGCGCGGCGCGCGGTGCTGATCGGATCCGGCCCGGCGCACGGGCTCGAGGCGTTGCCGAGCCGAAGCGTGCTGGACTGGTTGTGA
- a CDS encoding DUF4240 domain-containing protein — MDTARCWELVEAARAAAGPGWSDLDERLEQALVAGLAPLPLAQLIAFEVRFAELQRRLDRPDVYLAAYLIGLGCGDDTFTDFRAGLVGLGRDWYDRVLTDPDQLAEHPAVHAIAAGEVPRDTLMTEGFQFAPMVAYERLTGDDEGFWTALDAASPPPASPEPERAAPTRCNLDRLAALFPDSLASLARHYPHLTGT; from the coding sequence ATGGACACCGCGCGCTGCTGGGAGCTCGTCGAGGCGGCCCGGGCCGCGGCCGGTCCCGGCTGGTCGGACCTGGACGAGCGGCTCGAGCAGGCGCTGGTCGCGGGGCTGGCGCCGCTGCCGCTGGCGCAGCTGATCGCGTTCGAGGTCCGCTTCGCCGAGCTGCAGCGCCGGCTCGACCGGCCGGACGTCTACCTCGCCGCGTACCTGATCGGACTCGGCTGCGGCGACGACACGTTCACCGATTTCCGGGCCGGTCTGGTCGGGCTCGGCCGCGACTGGTACGACCGTGTCCTGACCGATCCTGATCAGCTCGCCGAGCACCCGGCGGTGCACGCGATCGCGGCCGGTGAAGTGCCCCGGGACACCCTGATGACCGAGGGCTTCCAGTTCGCGCCGATGGTCGCGTACGAGCGGCTGACCGGCGACGACGAGGGCTTCTGGACCGCGCTGGACGCCGCCTCGCCGCCACCCGCCTCGCCCGAACCGGAGCGGGCCGCGCCGACCCGCTGCAACCTGGACCGGCTGGCCGCGCTCTTCCCCGACTCGCTGGCGTCGCTGGCCCGGCACTACCCGCACCTGACGGGCACCTGA
- a CDS encoding amidohydrolase, whose product MFADLVLTNGSVFTTDPLRGPATTVAVAGGRILAVGADDVRELTGPGTETIDLAGRLLLPGFQDAHVHAVMGGTELNQCDLTGTTDLDEYLRRVHDYAAAHPDLEWISGGGWAMEAFPGGVPGRELLDRVVPGRPVYLINRDHHGAWVNTRALELAGLDAATPDPADGRIDRRPDGTPAGGLQEGAMQLVARLLPEVTRAERVAGLLRAQRLLHSLGITAWQDAMLCATNGYPDVSDAYLEAATTGRLTASVVGALWWDRDRGAEQIPELLAKREKYTVGRLRSDSVKLMLDGVAENFTAAMTRPYRDSCGCATANAGLSFIDPAALCAYVTELDSHGFQAHFHALGDRAVREALDAVAAARAANGFRDTRPHLAHLQVVHPADVPRFRALGASANLQAFWASHEPQMDELTIPFLEPELAAQQYPFGDLWRAGVHLAAGSDWPVTTPDPLQGIHVAVNRAHHGSGYPPFLPAQRLDLATALTAYTAGSAFVNRLDDTGSIRAGFRADLVVLDRDLFAAPVGEIGDAAVAMTFVDGRRVYEA is encoded by the coding sequence ATGTTCGCCGATCTGGTTCTCACCAACGGTTCCGTCTTCACCACCGACCCGCTGCGCGGCCCGGCCACCACGGTGGCGGTCGCGGGCGGGCGGATCCTCGCGGTCGGCGCAGACGACGTCCGCGAGCTGACCGGCCCGGGCACCGAGACGATCGACCTGGCCGGGCGGCTGCTGCTGCCCGGGTTTCAGGACGCGCACGTCCACGCGGTGATGGGCGGCACCGAGCTCAACCAGTGCGACCTGACCGGCACCACCGACCTCGACGAATACCTGCGGCGCGTGCACGACTACGCCGCCGCCCACCCCGATCTGGAGTGGATCAGCGGCGGCGGCTGGGCGATGGAGGCGTTCCCCGGCGGCGTCCCCGGGCGGGAGCTGCTCGACCGGGTCGTCCCCGGCCGCCCGGTCTACCTGATCAACCGCGACCATCACGGCGCCTGGGTGAACACCCGCGCCCTGGAGCTCGCCGGCCTCGACGCGGCCACCCCCGACCCGGCCGACGGGCGGATCGACCGCCGGCCGGACGGCACACCCGCCGGCGGGCTGCAGGAGGGCGCCATGCAGCTGGTGGCGCGGCTGCTGCCCGAGGTCACCCGGGCCGAACGCGTCGCCGGGCTGCTGCGCGCCCAGCGGCTGCTGCACTCGCTCGGCATCACCGCCTGGCAGGACGCGATGCTCTGCGCGACGAACGGCTACCCGGACGTCTCCGACGCCTACCTGGAGGCCGCCACCACCGGCCGGTTGACCGCCTCGGTGGTCGGCGCGCTCTGGTGGGACCGGGACCGGGGCGCCGAGCAGATCCCGGAGCTGCTCGCCAAGCGGGAGAAGTACACCGTCGGGCGGCTGCGCAGCGACAGCGTGAAACTGATGCTCGACGGCGTCGCGGAGAACTTCACGGCCGCGATGACCCGCCCTTATCGGGACTCGTGCGGCTGCGCGACGGCGAACGCCGGGCTGTCGTTCATCGACCCGGCCGCGCTGTGCGCCTACGTCACCGAGCTGGACTCGCACGGCTTCCAGGCGCACTTCCACGCGCTCGGCGACCGGGCGGTGCGGGAGGCGCTCGACGCGGTCGCGGCGGCGCGGGCCGCCAACGGGTTCCGGGACACCCGCCCGCACCTGGCCCACCTGCAGGTCGTGCACCCGGCGGACGTGCCGCGGTTCCGGGCGCTCGGGGCGAGTGCGAACCTGCAGGCGTTCTGGGCCTCGCACGAGCCGCAGATGGACGAGCTGACGATTCCGTTCCTGGAGCCGGAGCTCGCCGCCCAGCAGTACCCGTTCGGCGACCTCTGGCGGGCCGGGGTGCACCTGGCGGCCGGCAGCGACTGGCCGGTGACGACACCGGATCCGTTGCAGGGCATCCACGTGGCGGTGAACCGGGCGCATCACGGGAGTGGCTATCCGCCGTTCCTGCCGGCGCAGCGGCTGGATCTGGCGACGGCGCTGACGGCGTACACGGCGGGGTCGGCGTTCGTGAACCGGCTGGACGACACCGGGAGCATCCGGGCCGGGTTCCGGGCGGACCTGGTGGTGCTGGATCGGGACCTGTTCGCCGCGCCGGTCGGGGAGATCGGGGACGCCGCGGTCGCGATGACCTTCGTCGACGGGAGGCGTGTCTACGAAGCGTGA
- a CDS encoding alpha/beta hydrolase, whose amino-acid sequence MITEHREVVFARRPGFRPLALDLYVPANPQALCVYLHGGGWRVGSRTEGPGNVKTWKPDFFRYVASTGLAIASVDYRLSAEAQFPAQPDDVTAAIDFLAAHRADFGVTTPRTVIWGVSAGGHLAALAALTPPSRVAPGEPAPVRPASGQPAPVQPAPGQLAPGQPAPEEPAARISAAVCWYPVTDLDALSKDIAEAGGHPDRSAESREGAFLGAALDDVPDLAAAASPVHHVHPGAPPFLFLHGDADKAVPPHQSERLATALRAAGAKATVELVPGAGHMFPELDEPATRAVTDRSIRFLLDHAS is encoded by the coding sequence GTGATCACCGAGCATCGGGAGGTCGTCTTCGCCCGGCGGCCGGGCTTCCGGCCGCTCGCCCTCGACCTCTACGTCCCGGCGAACCCGCAGGCCCTCTGCGTCTATCTGCACGGCGGCGGCTGGCGCGTCGGCTCCCGCACCGAGGGTCCCGGCAACGTCAAAACCTGGAAACCCGACTTCTTCCGGTACGTCGCAAGCACCGGCCTGGCAATCGCCTCCGTCGACTATCGCCTCTCCGCCGAGGCCCAGTTCCCGGCCCAGCCCGACGACGTCACCGCCGCGATCGACTTCCTCGCCGCCCATCGAGCCGACTTCGGCGTGACCACCCCTCGAACCGTGATCTGGGGCGTCTCCGCCGGCGGCCACCTGGCAGCGCTGGCCGCCCTGACCCCGCCCAGCCGAGTCGCCCCCGGCGAGCCCGCGCCCGTTCGGCCCGCCTCTGGTCAGCCCGCGCCCGTTCAGCCCGCGCCTGGTCAGCTTGCCCCTGGCCAGCCCGCGCCCGAAGAGCCGGCCGCCCGGATCTCCGCCGCGGTCTGCTGGTATCCGGTCACCGACCTGGACGCCCTGTCCAAGGACATCGCGGAAGCCGGCGGCCACCCCGACCGCAGCGCCGAGTCCAGAGAGGGCGCCTTCCTCGGCGCCGCCCTCGACGACGTGCCCGACCTGGCCGCCGCCGCAAGCCCGGTGCACCACGTCCACCCCGGCGCACCCCCGTTCCTGTTCCTGCACGGCGACGCCGACAAGGCAGTCCCGCCCCACCAGAGCGAACGCCTGGCCACCGCCCTGCGAGCCGCCGGCGCGAAGGCCACGGTCGAGCTGGTCCCCGGCGCCGGCCACATGTTCCCGGAGTTGGACGAGCCGGCCACCCGAGCCGTCACCGACCGCTCGATCCGCTTCCTGCTGGATCACGCTTCGTAG
- a CDS encoding amidohydrolase family protein — translation MARTVFTNGLVFDGSGSAPAPGEVVVEGDRVTEVRSGWRDEHETGDVLVDATGCTVMPGMIESHCHLTFPSAVGHIDPSFNPPLDVSFFHHIEGLESELARAERNARILLDHGFTSAYSAGSLLPMPVEVILRDKIKAGVVPGPRMRAASMERDNHPVRPDGHVEPDWQGPDACRRWVRDMAKQGYDSVKFLLSNDDVFVPGGSQITQYTAEEAAAAGEQARESGVWLNCHAQSAESVKIAVRSGFRSIYHCTYADEEALDLLESVKDTVFVSPAPGIIYANVHEGEEFGITREVAEKMGSVAALEGMARIYPEIRKRGIRALPGGDYGFPNNPIGRNARDLQLFVDVLGYTPLEMLVAATKLGGELVDFGNLGMLKPGWTADVLVVRGNPAEDLRLLQDQANLVAIMQNGAFHKAPVAA, via the coding sequence ATGGCGCGCACGGTGTTCACCAACGGTCTGGTCTTCGACGGTTCGGGGTCGGCCCCGGCCCCCGGTGAGGTCGTCGTCGAGGGCGACCGGGTCACCGAGGTCCGCTCCGGCTGGCGCGACGAGCACGAGACGGGCGACGTGCTCGTCGACGCGACCGGCTGCACGGTCATGCCCGGCATGATCGAGTCGCACTGTCACCTGACGTTCCCGTCCGCGGTCGGGCACATCGACCCGTCCTTCAACCCGCCGCTCGACGTCAGCTTCTTCCACCACATCGAGGGCCTGGAGTCCGAGCTGGCGCGCGCCGAGCGCAACGCCCGGATCCTGCTCGACCACGGCTTCACCTCGGCGTACTCGGCCGGCTCGCTCCTGCCGATGCCGGTCGAGGTGATCCTCCGCGACAAGATCAAGGCGGGCGTCGTGCCGGGCCCGCGGATGCGCGCGGCGAGCATGGAGCGGGACAACCACCCGGTCCGGCCGGACGGTCACGTCGAGCCCGACTGGCAGGGGCCGGACGCCTGCCGCCGCTGGGTGCGGGACATGGCCAAGCAGGGCTACGACAGCGTGAAGTTCCTGCTCAGCAACGACGACGTGTTCGTGCCGGGCGGCTCCCAGATCACCCAGTACACGGCGGAGGAGGCGGCCGCCGCGGGCGAGCAGGCCCGCGAGTCCGGCGTCTGGCTGAACTGTCACGCCCAGTCGGCCGAGTCGGTGAAGATCGCGGTCCGGTCCGGCTTCCGGTCGATCTACCACTGCACGTACGCCGACGAGGAGGCCCTGGACCTGCTCGAATCGGTGAAGGACACGGTCTTCGTCTCGCCCGCGCCGGGCATCATCTACGCCAACGTGCACGAGGGCGAGGAGTTCGGCATCACCCGCGAGGTGGCCGAGAAGATGGGCTCGGTCGCCGCCCTGGAGGGCATGGCCCGGATCTACCCGGAGATCCGCAAGCGCGGCATCCGCGCGCTGCCCGGCGGCGACTACGGCTTCCCGAACAACCCGATCGGCCGCAACGCCCGGGACCTGCAGCTCTTCGTCGACGTGCTGGGCTACACCCCGCTCGAGATGCTGGTCGCCGCCACGAAGCTCGGCGGCGAGCTGGTCGACTTCGGCAACCTCGGCATGCTCAAGCCGGGCTGGACCGCCGACGTCCTGGTGGTGCGCGGCAACCCGGCCGAGGACCTGCGCCTCCTCCAGGACCAGGCCAACCTGGTCGCGATCATGCAGAACGGCGCGTTCCACAAGGCCCCGGTCGCGGCGTGA
- a CDS encoding MFS transporter gives MSSTSVIPPDDSVLPPDQDVRPPAPHLESKLLVPALVLAAFGLYFASLTPQIVTLAVRITEIDPDGKTVALSTVILIGALMSILSLPLFGALSDRTRSRFGRRRPWLVGGAVTALLGLIVAGSVPTIAGVAAGWALGSLGASAAFAGFLPLIPEFVPDRLRARLSGLIGFVVALSVLSGVLLGAKLVHQQLLMLAVPGVVAVAAAAFLARVIRHVDGPAVGDFPSFGVREFAASYWLRTNGDRDFAWNWVSRFLIGLAYVGVQTYATYYLTDTVGMSIDDATAKYATFTAISTPVSVVCFLLSGYLSDRLGRRKAFVTVGAIILAAGLVVASVTQSLTGFLAAWLILSVGQAIYLTVDIAIAAEVVPDQAHAGKAMSVYQVATLLPNVGAPIVAVAVLAASGSSNYPVFFAVLAVLGLLSAATILFVRRIR, from the coding sequence ATGTCGTCCACCTCGGTCATCCCGCCTGATGACTCGGTCCTCCCGCCTGATCAAGATGTTCGGCCGCCCGCGCCCCACCTTGAGAGCAAGCTGCTGGTCCCGGCGCTGGTGCTGGCCGCGTTCGGCCTCTACTTCGCCAGCCTGACCCCGCAGATCGTCACGCTCGCGGTCCGGATCACCGAGATCGACCCGGACGGCAAGACCGTCGCGCTCTCCACCGTGATCCTGATCGGCGCGCTGATGTCGATCCTGTCGCTGCCGCTGTTCGGCGCGCTCAGCGACCGGACCCGGTCCCGCTTCGGCCGCCGCCGCCCGTGGCTGGTCGGCGGCGCGGTCACCGCCCTGCTCGGCCTGATCGTCGCCGGCAGCGTGCCCACGATCGCCGGCGTCGCCGCGGGCTGGGCGCTCGGCTCGCTCGGCGCCAGCGCCGCGTTCGCCGGATTCCTGCCGCTCATCCCGGAGTTCGTCCCGGACCGGCTGCGCGCCCGGCTCTCCGGCCTGATCGGGTTCGTCGTCGCGCTCTCCGTCCTGAGCGGCGTCCTGCTCGGCGCGAAACTCGTCCACCAGCAGCTGCTGATGCTGGCCGTGCCCGGCGTGGTCGCGGTCGCCGCCGCGGCCTTCCTGGCCCGCGTGATCCGGCACGTCGACGGTCCCGCCGTGGGCGATTTTCCGAGCTTCGGGGTACGGGAGTTCGCCGCCAGCTACTGGCTGCGGACGAACGGCGACCGGGACTTCGCGTGGAACTGGGTGAGCCGCTTCCTGATCGGTCTCGCCTACGTCGGGGTGCAGACCTACGCGACGTACTACCTGACCGACACGGTCGGCATGTCGATCGACGACGCCACGGCGAAGTACGCGACGTTCACCGCGATCTCGACGCCGGTCTCGGTGGTCTGCTTCCTGCTCTCCGGCTACCTCTCCGACCGGCTGGGCCGCCGCAAGGCGTTCGTCACGGTCGGCGCGATCATCCTGGCCGCGGGGCTCGTCGTCGCCTCGGTGACCCAGTCGCTGACCGGCTTCCTCGCCGCGTGGCTGATCCTCAGCGTCGGCCAGGCGATCTACCTGACCGTCGACATCGCGATCGCCGCCGAGGTGGTGCCGGACCAGGCGCACGCCGGCAAGGCGATGAGCGTCTACCAGGTGGCGACGCTGCTCCCGAACGTCGGCGCCCCGATCGTCGCGGTCGCCGTGCTGGCCGCGAGCGGGTCGAGCAACTACCCGGTGTTCTTCGCGGTCCTGGCCGTGCTGGGCCTGCTCTCCGCCGCCACCATCCTGTTCGTCCGCCGCATCCGCTGA
- a CDS encoding SDR family NAD(P)-dependent oxidoreductase codes for MTSPVITQRFPGRSVLVTGAGTGFGAEIAFRAAQEGARVGVHYRSSKDGASRTVERIQAIGGEAFLFQADITSWDDIKRMADEAFEVFGGLDVLINNVGDVARDQMSWRDITEDSIDHVLEVDIKGTLLCVHEFGARMLAQGHGNIVNIGSTVVVRGSARAPQYAAAKYGIIGLTKSYAAAFAPSVRVNVFAPGFIETEATLKRDDWKSGRGDKLRSMTPMGRIPGPAELAGAALFLATDDAAHMTGGFMIADGGYNMVGA; via the coding sequence GTGACCAGTCCTGTCATCACCCAGCGTTTCCCCGGCCGGTCCGTGCTGGTCACCGGGGCCGGCACCGGCTTCGGCGCGGAGATCGCGTTCCGTGCGGCCCAGGAGGGCGCCCGGGTCGGCGTGCACTACCGCAGCTCCAAGGACGGCGCCTCCCGGACGGTGGAGCGGATCCAGGCGATCGGCGGCGAGGCGTTCCTGTTCCAGGCCGACATCACCAGCTGGGACGACATCAAGCGGATGGCCGACGAGGCGTTCGAGGTGTTCGGCGGCCTCGACGTCCTGATCAACAACGTCGGGGACGTGGCCCGCGACCAGATGTCCTGGCGGGACATCACCGAGGACTCGATCGACCACGTCCTCGAGGTGGACATCAAGGGCACGCTGCTCTGCGTCCACGAGTTCGGCGCCCGGATGCTGGCGCAGGGGCACGGCAACATCGTCAACATCGGCTCCACGGTGGTGGTCCGCGGCAGCGCCCGCGCCCCGCAGTACGCCGCCGCCAAGTACGGGATCATCGGCCTGACCAAGTCCTATGCGGCCGCCTTCGCCCCGTCCGTCCGGGTCAACGTGTTTGCCCCCGGCTTCATCGAGACCGAGGCCACCCTCAAGCGCGACGACTGGAAGTCCGGCCGCGGCGACAAGCTGCGCTCGATGACCCCGATGGGCCGCATCCCGGGCCCGGCCGAGCTGGCCGGCGCCGCCCTGTTCCTGGCCACCGACGACGCCGCCCACATGACCGGCGGCTTCATGATCGCCGACGGCGGCTACAACATGGTCGGCGCCTGA
- a CDS encoding SDR family NAD(P)-dependent oxidoreductase, with the protein MSDWLQLRERPTLVVGAGGLGGAGVQALALAGARVLVADVDADHLEAVRLRAKEAGAEIHTIQADLRTASACRALVGEAVSVLGGIDVFLHAVGRNVRKPVVELDDDDWETVVNLNLSTAYWTGQAVGKLMVSQGYGRMVYCSSVSGLLAHANHAPYAATKGGLNQLLRVMAREWAPHGVTVNGVAPGYIETNLTKAYLDKDGNREKLESLVPAGRLGRPAEVADAITFLASDRAAFVTGQVVYIDGGRTLV; encoded by the coding sequence ATGTCCGACTGGTTGCAACTACGTGAGCGTCCCACCCTGGTGGTCGGCGCGGGCGGTCTTGGTGGGGCCGGGGTGCAGGCGCTGGCGCTGGCCGGGGCGCGGGTGCTGGTCGCCGACGTCGATGCGGACCACCTCGAGGCGGTGCGGCTCAGGGCCAAAGAGGCAGGGGCGGAGATCCACACCATTCAAGCCGATTTGCGTACGGCGTCAGCCTGCCGCGCGCTCGTCGGGGAGGCGGTCTCCGTCCTCGGCGGCATCGACGTGTTCCTGCACGCCGTCGGCCGTAACGTGCGCAAACCCGTCGTCGAGCTGGACGACGACGACTGGGAGACGGTGGTGAACCTGAACCTGTCGACGGCGTACTGGACCGGTCAGGCCGTCGGCAAGCTGATGGTCTCGCAGGGTTACGGGCGGATGGTCTACTGCTCGTCGGTCTCCGGACTGCTCGCGCACGCCAACCACGCGCCGTACGCGGCGACCAAGGGCGGCCTCAACCAGTTGCTGCGCGTGATGGCCCGGGAGTGGGCGCCGCACGGGGTGACCGTGAACGGCGTCGCGCCCGGCTACATCGAGACCAATCTGACCAAGGCCTACCTCGACAAGGACGGGAACCGGGAGAAGCTGGAATCCCTGGTCCCGGCCGGCCGGCTCGGCCGCCCCGCCGAGGTGGCCGACGCGATCACGTTCCTCGCGTCCGACCGGGCCGCGTTCGTCACCGGCCAGGTCGTGTACATCGACGGCGGCCGCACGCTCGTCTAG